One genomic window of Metopolophium dirhodum isolate CAU chromosome 4, ASM1992520v1, whole genome shotgun sequence includes the following:
- the LOC132943031 gene encoding uncharacterized protein LOC132943031, with translation MELYAYQIAIFVVLYLFVSETTSLCCHLPYMQSLPCGIESKSVAEIQELEPTDEGREVGMPSSLDVITDLVSGLCSYSLCAPGYILKEGSYCSTGPCNIFGCNCAGKCINNEYVDSNLHRLRRESDNKNLTYTNLSRARRSTIVDKTRYRNTIYTDGKLDSHTPTTYSQASLQVHQ, from the coding sequence atggAATTATATGCATATCAGATTGCTATATTTGTTgtgttatatttgtttgtttctGAAACGACTTCATTGTGTTGCCATTTACCTTATATGCAGTCATTACCATGTGGCATTGAATCTAAATCTGTAGCAGAAATACAAGAACTCGAACCTACTGACGAAGGAAGAGAAGTTGGAATGCCGTCGTCATTGGACGTAATCACGGACTTGGTTTCTGGATTATGTTCCTATTCTCTGTGTGCACCCGGTTATATTTTAAAGGAGGGGTCATATTGCTCGACTGGCCCTTGTAATATATTTGGTTGTAACTGTGCCGGAAAATGCATCAATAACGAATATGTAGACAGTAATCTGCATCGGTTGCGGCGAGAGAgtgataataaaaatttgacttaTACAAATTTATCAAGAGCTAGGAGATCAACTATAGTTGATAAGACACGATATagaaatactatttatactgaTGGAAAATTAGACTCACATACGCCTACGACATATTCCCAGGCTAGTCTGCAGGTCCATCAATAA
- the LOC132943184 gene encoding T-complex protein 1 subunit beta-like — protein MVSLNPVRILKHQAEEDKGENARLSSFIGAIAIGDLVKSTLGPKGMDKILISPGRGGMDAKVEVTNDGATILKNIGVDNPAAKILVDMSKVQDGEVGDGTTSVTVLAAELLREAEKLVDQKIHPQVIISGWRKATTIAHDALQASTMDNSKNEAKFREDLLNIARTTLSSKILSQHKEHFAKLSVDAILRLKGSGNLSAIQIIKLKGGCLEDSFLDEGFLLDKKPGQHQPKRIENARILIANTPMDTDKIKVFGSRIKVDSMAKVAELELAEKEKMKDKIGKILSHECNVFINRQLIYNYPEQLFADAGIMAIEHADFDGIERLALVTGGEILSTFDSPAIAKLGTCKLIEETMIGESTLLRFSGVALGEACTIVIRGATEQIIDEADRSLHDALCVLSSTVREPTIVYGGGCSEMLMANAVSAVAAKTPGKEAVAMEAFARALQSLPTTIADNAGLDSAQLVNELRANHALGKSKMGLDMEKGTLGCMQEIGITESFVVKRQVLVSAAEAAEMILRVDCIIKAAPRQRVEDRGHC, from the exons ATG GTTTCTTTAAATCCAGTTCGTATTTTGAAACATCAAGCCGAAGAAGACAAAGGTGAAAATGCTCGCTTGTCTAGTTTCATTGGAGCCATCGCCATTGGTGATTTGGTCAAAAGCACATTGGGACCAAAAGGAATGGACAAGATACTTATATCACCCGGACGTGGAGGAATGGATGCTAAAGTTGAAGTCACCAATGATGGtgcaacaattttgaaaaatattggagTTGATAATCCAGCTGCCAAAATATTGGTCGATATGTCTAAAGTTCAAGATGGTGAAGTTGGTGATGGCACCACATCTGTTACTGTTCTAG ctgctGAATTGTTACGTGAAGCAGaaaaactagttgatcaaaaaattCACCCTCAAGTAATTATATCTGGATGGAGAAAAGCAACAACCATCGCACATGATGCTTTACAAGCTTCTACTATGGATAACAGTAAAAATGAAGCTAAATTCCGAgaagatttattaaatattgctcGTACAACTTTAAGTTCTAAAATTTTATCTCAGCACAAAGAACATTTCGCTAAATTGTCCGTTGATGCAATTTTGCGTCTGAAAGGTTCTGGAAATTTATCAGCCATACAGATTATAAAGCTGAAAGGTGGATGTTTAGAAGATTCATTTTTAGATGAAG GTTTCCTTTTGGACAAAAAACCTGGCCAACATCAGCCAAAACGTATTGAAAATGCCCGTATACTTATTGCCAATACTCCTATGGATAcagataaaattaaagtatttggATCTCGTATAAAAGTTGATTCTATGGCTAAAGTAGCTGAACTTGAATTAgcagaaaaagaaaaaatgaaagACAAAATAGGAAAAATACTTTCTCATGAATGTAATGTTTTCATTAACAG ACAATTGATCTACAATTATCCTGAACAACTTTTTGCTGATGCTGGTATTATGGCTATTGAACATGCCGATTTTGATGGTATTGAACGATTAGCCCTTGTAACTGGTGGGGAGATTCTATCAACATTTGATTCTCCTGCCATAGCTAAGTTGGGTACATGCAAACTTATTGAAGAAACAATGATTGGGGAAAGCACATTGTTACGTTTCTCTGGCGTAGCTCTTGGTGAAGCATGCACCATTGTCATCCGTGGTGCAACTGAACAAATCATTGATGAAGCCGACCGTTCTTTGCACGATGCTTTATGTGTATTATCATCTACTGTCAGAGAACCAACCATTGTGTATGGGGGTGGTTGCAGTGAAATGCTAATGGCAAATGCAGTAAGTGCTGTAGCTGCTAAGACACCTGGAAAAGAAGCAGTAGCCATGGAGGCATTTGCACGGGCATTACAGTCTCTTCCCACTACTATTGCCGACAATGCTGGTTTGGATTCTGCACAGCTTGTCAATGAATTGAGAGCTAATCATGCTCTTGGCAAGAGTAAAATGGGTCTTG atatggAAAAAGGTACTTTAGGATGTATGCAAGAGATTGGAATAACTGAGTCTTTTGTTGTCAAAAGACAAGTTCTAGTGTCTGCCGCTGAAGCTGCTGAAATGATTTTGCGTGTCGATTGTATCATTAAAGCTGCACCAAGACAACGAGTTGAAGATCGTGGTCACTGTTAA
- the LOC132943185 gene encoding forkhead box protein K1-like, whose translation MSSSSSSTAVTQPSPLSDGLSSLVLSKRYLSCARPPHVYKLERENNLLDGGGGGGGGGICEDSIAADCWQSTAWVPPPTAAAAVHARYEPSDVFTPLVFEEMQSSPPPPQTHPQMSMWLRPVERNNQQQPPPPPHHHVQATSGTGNMQQRRPLQHLPPPAQSSLQPTTKSTSATEPQHQNGNKPGDLSWLVNFQVASIFEPTCNGNTTGSGGAGAGINILSNEWLEPETLKQKKKATKLDQKPPSKTNRKPYRMPPSRLDKANKPGYTYTEMIHQALIEKKELPVAEIYQWISSHFPYFREDDERWKNSVRHNLSINPNFRKGRKSQGAGHYWRLCNTEESLGQREYSMATEDDTSSPQESSELEQACKYLEGELHREDSLEDVKMIQSINTELENEIYTNSFLISSPSKYVNEQISLSNNDFHSYSENLLEESIDFQYYNL comes from the exons atgtcgtcgtcgtcttcgtcaaCCGCGGTCACTCAGCCCAGCCCGCTGTCGGACGGACTGTCTTCGTTGGTGTTGTCCAAGAGGTACCTGTCGTGCGCCAGACCGCCGCACGTGTACAAGCTGGAACGCGAGAATAATCTACTggacggtggcggcggcggcggcggcggaggaaTCTGCGAAGACTCTATCGCCGCCGACTGTTGGCAATCCACCGCCTGGGTGCCACCGCCGACCGCGGCCGCCGCGGTGCACGCCCGCTACGAGCCCTCGGACGTGTTCACACCGCTGGTGTTCGAAGAGATGCaatcgtcgccgccgccgccgcagacTCATCCGCAGATGTCCATGTGGTTACGGCCGGTGGAACGTAACAATCAGcagcagccgccgccgccgccgcatcaCCACGTGCAGGCGACGTCCGGCACGGGTAATATGCAGCAAAGGCGCCCGTTACAGCATTTGCCTCCGCCAGCACAATCATCGCTGCAGCCGACTACTAAGTCCACGTCGGCCACCGAACCACAACACCAGAACGGCAACAAACCCGGCGACTTGAGTTGGCTGGTCAACTTTCAAGTGGCGTCCATATTCGAACCAACTTGCAACGGTAATACCACCGGTAGCGGTGGTGCTGGTGCAGGAATTAATATCTTGAGCAACGAATGGCTGGAGCCAGAGACGCTGAAACAGAAAAAGAAAGCCACCAAGTTAGATCAAAAAC ctCCGTCCAAAACCAATCGAAAGCCATATAGAATGCCACCTTCAAGGCTAGATAAAGCTAATAAACCTGGATATACCTACACAGAAATGATTCATCAAGCcttgatagaaaaaaaagaaCTACCAGTGGCAGAAATTTATCAATGGATAtc aAGTCATTTTCCTTATTTCCGTGAAGACGATGAACGTTGGAAGAATTCCGTACGTCACAATTTGTCCATTAATCCTAATTTCCGAAAAGGTAGAAAATCTCAAGGGGCCGGTCATTATTGGCGGCTGTGCAATACCGAAGAGAGTCTGGGACAACGAGAGTATTCCATGGCCACCGAAGACGACACATCTTCGCCACAAGAGTCGTCTGAATTAGAACAAGCTTGCAAGTATTTAGAAGGCGAGCTACATCGAGAAGATAGTTTGGAAGATGTAAAAATGATTCAGAGTATCAACACAGAATTAGAAAATG AAATATATACCAATTCGTTTTTGATTTCCAGTCCGTCAAAGTATGTAAACGAACAAATCAGTTTATCAAATAATGATTTTCATTCATACAGTGAGAACCTGTTGGAGGAGTCCATTGACtttcaatattacaatttataa